In a single window of the Bacillus clarus genome:
- a CDS encoding gamma carbonic anhydrase family protein, with amino-acid sequence MIYPYKEKNPKIASSAFIADYVTITGDVTIGEESSIWFNTVIRGDVSPTIIGDRVNVQDQCTLHQSPEYPLILEDDVTVGHQVILHSCKVKKDALIGMGSIILDGAEIGEGAFIGAGSLVSQGKKIPPNTLAFGRPAKVIRELTEEDRKDMERIRKQYVEKGQYYKSLQK; translated from the coding sequence ATGATATATCCTTACAAAGAAAAAAATCCGAAAATTGCGAGTAGTGCTTTTATCGCTGACTACGTTACAATTACAGGTGACGTGACAATCGGCGAAGAATCAAGTATTTGGTTTAATACAGTCATTCGTGGCGATGTATCTCCAACAATTATTGGAGATAGAGTAAATGTACAAGATCAATGTACACTTCACCAAAGCCCCGAGTACCCTCTTATTTTAGAAGATGATGTAACAGTTGGACATCAAGTTATTTTGCATAGCTGCAAAGTTAAAAAAGATGCTTTAATTGGGATGGGTTCTATCATATTAGACGGTGCTGAAATTGGTGAAGGTGCCTTCATTGGTGCTGGTAGTCTCGTTTCACAAGGAAAGAAAATTCCACCCAATACGTTAGCCTTCGGTCGTCCTGCAAAAGTCATTCGTGAATTAACAGAAGAAGACCGTAAAGATATGGAACGCATTCGTAAACAATATGTTGAAAAGGGACAATACTATAAATCCCTTCAAAAATAA